A single Anatilimnocola floriformis DNA region contains:
- a CDS encoding ATP-dependent helicase: MDSTEVSRQTAERLHENAVAMGGDPRSPYSFACSEAVRRGIEVEKVPRGDVRLHGGRALYDPDALLILHEEVADEFIEAFLVAHEIGHVALGGGTESWQTQSADPFRASEAAPVGVERVIDYSHRERREIQMDLFAREFLLPRGWLRKLHLAGETAVQIATRCKAPHSIVAQQLFDALLLPTVDLTPSKSAPVRPLDESQRRAVKHRGLPFLLEAGPGTGKTQTLVGRVCALLGEGVVSSKILVLTFSNRAAGELSERISALAPDAVTSMWIGTFHGFGLDLVHRFHELLELPAEPKLLDRTDAIELLENEYPRLGLKYFKSLNDPSEPLGRILNAISRAKDEVVDAAEYHNLSAKMRSVAVSEAEILAAEKCLEVARVYAAYEALKKSRGAIDFGDLVALPVRLCDSFPQVKQHLQNIYEHVLVDEFQDVNRSSVRLLNSLTKEGANLWVVGDVKQSIYRFRGASSFNVRRFGKEDFPGGKRSRLSVNYRSVAEVRDTFVRFASAMEVAAGSDTKLDAERGVSGKKPKYTAVSSDDDEILAVAESIEEMRGLAHGYRGQAVLCAGNDRLSRFAEGLEQLGIPILYLGSLFERDEVKDLLSLLSLLVDRRAMGLVRIATMNDYAMSLSDVACILGYLAEHGDEALQWTKDFAKIPKLSGQGIDAIHRLSQLFEGFKPSATPWTVLATILLDRTRMVATIAEKTDVRSRARGIAIWQFMNFLRAQVPGRGLPIVKVLDRIRSLLLNSDDRDLRQLPAAAQSLDAVRLMTIHGSKGLQFPVVHIPGLTAASLPRPASAAFSRGILPPIGLIQGASGSAEEAVASAHVEEQECLFFVAISRARDHLRLYSPTQTANGRSRPRSPFIDRLGSTISIGRLTPKGKMPPTAGELQVDLRFDGKFEFSDYQLSLYERCPRRFFYTHILGIGGRRTESAFMRLHVAVQHVLDSIAANGTEPISTAATQLLLDQAWETKGPGPDGYGEEYKAIAWDLLQYFVAATAGMKRAAPPVLRIPVSGGEIIVTPDFLLTDEAGGTVFRRVRTGHKRSKEGNDLTAAAFHIAATDHSAGCTVELVHLADGEITTVNMSRTVLSNRKAKIAEMLDAVRSGKFPLDEQMTCPRCPAFFVCGSLPIGPLQKKFVR, encoded by the coding sequence ATGGACTCGACCGAAGTTAGTCGACAAACCGCAGAACGCCTCCATGAGAATGCGGTTGCGATGGGAGGTGACCCTCGTTCCCCCTACTCCTTTGCGTGTTCGGAGGCCGTACGACGTGGAATTGAGGTTGAAAAAGTTCCCCGTGGTGATGTTCGTCTCCACGGGGGTCGTGCCCTGTACGATCCTGATGCACTTCTGATTCTGCACGAGGAAGTTGCGGATGAGTTCATCGAGGCTTTTCTCGTCGCCCATGAAATTGGACACGTCGCACTAGGAGGAGGCACTGAGAGTTGGCAGACTCAAAGTGCCGATCCATTTCGAGCCTCTGAGGCTGCTCCGGTCGGTGTAGAGAGAGTGATCGACTATAGTCATCGTGAGCGGCGAGAGATTCAGATGGATCTTTTCGCTCGCGAATTTCTACTTCCGCGAGGATGGCTTCGCAAATTGCATCTTGCGGGCGAAACTGCGGTGCAAATCGCCACACGTTGCAAAGCACCGCACTCTATCGTGGCGCAGCAGTTGTTCGATGCATTGCTTCTGCCAACCGTTGACCTTACTCCAAGTAAAAGTGCCCCGGTTCGGCCGCTGGATGAGTCTCAGAGACGCGCGGTGAAGCATCGTGGTCTGCCATTTTTGCTGGAAGCGGGGCCAGGCACGGGCAAGACGCAAACGCTTGTCGGTCGTGTTTGCGCTTTACTCGGCGAAGGCGTCGTTTCCTCCAAGATACTTGTCCTGACCTTTTCAAATCGTGCGGCTGGTGAGTTATCAGAAAGAATATCCGCTCTTGCTCCCGATGCGGTAACGTCCATGTGGATTGGGACGTTTCACGGCTTCGGGCTCGACTTGGTTCACCGTTTTCATGAACTATTGGAGCTGCCAGCCGAGCCAAAACTGCTTGATCGGACCGATGCAATTGAGCTACTCGAAAACGAGTATCCGCGGCTTGGACTTAAGTACTTCAAGAGTCTTAACGATCCTTCGGAGCCGCTGGGACGCATACTGAACGCGATTTCGAGGGCGAAAGACGAAGTAGTTGACGCTGCTGAATACCACAACTTATCTGCAAAAATGAGGTCGGTCGCGGTCAGCGAGGCAGAGATTCTCGCAGCAGAGAAATGCCTTGAGGTCGCAAGGGTGTATGCGGCCTATGAGGCGTTAAAAAAGTCGCGCGGAGCCATCGACTTCGGCGATTTGGTCGCATTGCCTGTTCGTCTCTGCGATTCGTTTCCACAGGTCAAACAGCATCTGCAAAACATCTATGAGCATGTACTTGTTGATGAGTTCCAGGACGTGAATCGAAGCAGTGTGCGATTGCTGAACTCACTTACGAAGGAGGGAGCGAATCTCTGGGTAGTTGGAGACGTAAAACAATCGATTTACCGGTTTCGCGGAGCTTCGTCTTTTAATGTACGGCGTTTCGGGAAGGAGGACTTTCCCGGAGGCAAACGAAGCCGATTGAGCGTGAATTACCGAAGCGTTGCAGAGGTTCGCGATACGTTCGTTCGGTTTGCCTCAGCAATGGAAGTTGCAGCTGGTTCAGACACAAAATTGGATGCTGAGCGCGGGGTTTCAGGTAAAAAGCCGAAATACACGGCCGTTTCATCCGATGACGACGAGATTCTGGCCGTTGCAGAATCCATCGAGGAGATGCGTGGCTTGGCGCACGGCTACCGTGGTCAGGCCGTTCTGTGCGCTGGAAACGATAGACTTTCACGTTTCGCAGAAGGCCTGGAGCAACTCGGTATTCCGATTCTTTACCTTGGCAGCCTCTTTGAACGCGACGAAGTTAAGGACTTGTTGTCACTGCTTTCCCTACTCGTTGATCGGCGAGCGATGGGATTGGTGCGAATCGCCACCATGAATGATTACGCGATGAGCCTAAGCGACGTTGCGTGCATTCTGGGCTATCTTGCCGAGCATGGCGATGAAGCACTCCAGTGGACTAAGGACTTCGCGAAGATTCCGAAGTTATCTGGTCAAGGCATCGATGCGATTCATCGCCTGTCGCAACTATTTGAGGGATTCAAACCCTCGGCAACGCCGTGGACAGTCCTGGCCACGATCTTGCTGGATCGTACGAGAATGGTTGCGACGATCGCAGAAAAAACCGATGTACGTTCGCGAGCACGAGGTATCGCAATTTGGCAGTTCATGAATTTCTTGAGGGCCCAGGTGCCTGGCAGAGGACTGCCAATCGTCAAAGTACTCGATCGAATTCGCAGTCTTCTTCTAAATTCTGACGATCGTGACCTGCGACAACTCCCAGCAGCGGCGCAGAGCCTCGATGCGGTGCGTTTGATGACGATTCACGGCAGCAAGGGACTTCAGTTTCCGGTTGTTCATATTCCAGGACTTACGGCGGCAAGCCTTCCTCGTCCCGCAAGCGCCGCCTTCTCGCGTGGAATTCTTCCGCCGATCGGTCTAATTCAAGGTGCTTCGGGTTCGGCGGAAGAGGCCGTTGCATCGGCGCATGTTGAAGAGCAAGAGTGCCTCTTTTTTGTCGCTATCTCGCGAGCACGTGATCACTTGCGTCTTTATTCACCGACGCAAACCGCAAATGGTCGGTCACGGCCGCGGTCGCCGTTCATTGACCGTCTCGGTTCGACGATTTCGATCGGCCGATTAACACCGAAAGGAAAAATGCCTCCAACTGCCGGAGAGCTGCAAGTCGATCTTCGGTTTGACGGGAAATTCGAGTTTTCAGACTATCAGCTATCTCTTTACGAGAGATGCCCGCGAAGATTTTTTTACACGCACATTCTAGGAATCGGCGGACGCCGAACTGAATCTGCGTTCATGAGATTGCACGTTGCAGTTCAGCATGTTCTTGACTCTATCGCTGCGAACGGAACGGAACCGATTTCCACAGCAGCAACTCAGTTACTGCTTGATCAAGCCTGGGAGACTAAGGGGCCGGGACCGGACGGCTACGGCGAAGAGTATAAAGCCATTGCGTGGGACCTGTTGCAGTATTTCGTGGCTGCTACAGCCGGAATGAAGCGTGCGGCGCCGCCCGTGCTTCGTATTCCGGTGTCAGGGGGTGAGATTATTGTTACGCCGGATTTTTTGCTCACCGACGAGGCCGGTGGAACAGTTTTTCGTCGGGTGAGGACCGGGCACAAGCGGTCCAAAGAAGGAAACGACCTCACTGCGGCGGCATTTCACATTGCGGCCACAGATCACTCGGCAGGCTGCACCGTAGAGCTCGTTCACTTAGCTGACGGCGAAATTACGACAGTGAATATGTCACGAACAGTGCTTTCGAATCGGAAAGCCAAGATCGCTGAGATGCTGGACGCCGTACGTTCTGGAAAGTTTCCGCTCGACGAGCAGATGACTTGTCCGCGTTGCCCCGCGTTTTTCGTTTGCGGAAGCCTGCCCATCGGGCCTCTTCAAAAAAAATTCGTTCGTTGA
- a CDS encoding sigma factor-like helix-turn-helix DNA-binding protein, producing the protein MLISVFIVQRYPVKPGSLSQSQYSKVLFLPNTRIPDTAVKETELVAPLRKQKKDGTPYGRPDRVETKLTALYEVPIAEVARRLEITDRDASEHVPTECILHFLRRMDAEADYGPFEKLFQELRRRVSKAVRVGQRRGAAPTAAAGIAGFDLELQDYVLDELMKLLCADRVEYCERLDFFEAQFNSALSKLRVDGQRRVLPRANSQESLELADEVPKAIDEALHRMRENEDENYRLRLLAAINTLPPDYRRVIQLLLKGYTQIEAAKVLGCTDKTLRKRRDEAVQIVLKSLEEETGR; encoded by the coding sequence ATGCTCATTTCGGTGTTTATCGTACAGAGATATCCCGTGAAACCGGGCTCGTTAAGCCAAAGCCAGTATTCAAAGGTCTTGTTCCTCCCGAACACAAGAATCCCGGACACGGCAGTAAAGGAGACTGAATTGGTTGCACCTCTTCGAAAACAGAAGAAAGACGGCACTCCCTACGGCCGACCGGATCGTGTCGAGACAAAGTTGACTGCGCTTTACGAAGTGCCTATTGCGGAGGTTGCGCGGCGTCTCGAGATTACGGATCGAGACGCCTCGGAACACGTGCCAACAGAGTGCATCCTTCATTTCCTTCGCCGAATGGATGCAGAGGCTGATTATGGTCCTTTCGAAAAGCTCTTTCAGGAACTTCGTAGGCGCGTGTCCAAGGCAGTTAGAGTCGGCCAACGGCGAGGGGCCGCCCCCACTGCCGCCGCAGGAATTGCTGGGTTTGACCTGGAGTTGCAGGATTACGTTCTTGATGAATTGATGAAGCTTCTCTGTGCGGATAGAGTCGAGTACTGCGAACGACTTGATTTCTTCGAGGCACAGTTCAATTCAGCCCTGTCAAAGCTGCGAGTGGATGGACAGCGCCGGGTGCTTCCGCGTGCAAATAGCCAAGAATCGCTTGAGCTTGCCGATGAAGTGCCAAAGGCGATTGACGAAGCTCTGCACCGGATGCGGGAAAACGAAGACGAGAATTACCGGTTACGGCTACTTGCTGCGATTAACACCTTACCCCCTGATTATCGCCGGGTTATCCAGCTGCTCTTAAAGGGGTATACACAGATCGAGGCCGCAAAAGTGTTGGGCTGCACGGATAAAACGCTGCGAAAGAGGCGGGATGAAGCAGTACAGATCGTCCTTAAATCCCTCGAAGAGGAGACTGGAAGGTGA
- a CDS encoding helix-turn-helix domain-containing protein: protein MAKALMDRCDDETWYVGDLAEAVDISPRTLQTVFVDYYGISPLCYFTLRKLRQVRAALRNADADVTTITGVAARFGFWQFGRFAGQYRSLFGELPGFWR from the coding sequence TTGGCAAAAGCTCTGATGGATCGTTGCGACGACGAGACTTGGTACGTTGGCGATCTGGCGGAGGCCGTCGACATTTCTCCCCGAACGTTGCAGACCGTGTTCGTCGACTATTACGGCATTTCGCCGCTCTGCTATTTCACGCTCCGAAAACTACGCCAGGTGCGTGCGGCGTTGCGGAATGCAGACGCAGATGTGACAACCATCACCGGTGTCGCTGCACGCTTCGGATTCTGGCAATTCGGGCGATTTGCAGGACAGTACCGCAGCCTATTCGGGGAGCTTCCAGGTTTCTGGCGATAG